One genomic window of Geodermatophilus sp. DSM 44513 includes the following:
- a CDS encoding APC family permease: MDDPRTTTDTPGEGTVETFGYRQELKRSLTFTDLLVYGLVFMVPIAPFGIFGGVFQASGGMVALAYAIGGLAMAFTAASYSQMSRAFPMAGSVYTYAGRGIAQPVGFIAGWMILLDYVLVPALLYLIAAIAMNSIVPAVPVVAWLVAFVVLNTVVNYLGIEFTARVNKVVLVAELVVLAVFLVIGVVALASGAGRGFDLSPVYDPDTFSLGLVFGAVSIAVLSFLGFDGISTLAEENRDSARSLGKAMIAALALAGTLFIAQTWVAALLVPDPDTLIAEGDAAGTAFYDAAAVAGGAWLSTLTAVATAVAWGFANALVAQAATSRLLFAMARDRQLPAFLRAVHPTRRVPVNATLLVAVVSLVLGWYTATREDGITLLSTLVNFGALSAFLLLHVSVVVHYVVRNGSRNWWLHLAVPVIGFAILVYVVVNAQVTAQTLGFAWLGTGLLVLAFLVATGRRPELRTRER, translated from the coding sequence GTGGACGACCCGCGCACCACCACGGACACCCCCGGCGAGGGGACCGTCGAGACCTTCGGCTACCGCCAGGAGCTCAAGCGCTCCCTGACCTTCACCGACCTGCTGGTCTACGGCCTGGTCTTCATGGTGCCGATCGCGCCGTTCGGGATCTTCGGCGGCGTCTTCCAGGCCTCCGGCGGCATGGTCGCCCTCGCCTACGCGATCGGTGGGCTGGCCATGGCCTTCACCGCGGCGTCGTACTCGCAGATGTCGCGGGCGTTCCCGATGGCCGGCTCGGTCTACACCTATGCCGGCCGCGGGATCGCCCAGCCGGTCGGCTTCATCGCCGGCTGGATGATCCTGCTGGACTACGTGCTCGTCCCCGCGCTGCTGTACCTCATCGCCGCCATCGCGATGAACTCGATCGTCCCGGCGGTCCCGGTGGTGGCCTGGCTGGTCGCCTTCGTCGTCCTCAACACCGTGGTCAACTACCTCGGCATCGAGTTCACCGCCCGGGTGAACAAGGTCGTGCTGGTCGCCGAGCTGGTCGTGCTCGCCGTCTTCCTGGTCATCGGCGTGGTCGCGCTGGCCTCCGGTGCCGGCCGCGGCTTCGACCTCTCCCCGGTCTACGACCCCGACACCTTCTCCCTCGGGCTGGTGTTCGGTGCGGTCTCCATCGCGGTGCTGAGCTTCCTGGGCTTCGACGGCATCTCCACCCTCGCCGAGGAGAACCGCGACTCGGCCCGCTCGCTGGGCAAGGCGATGATCGCCGCCCTCGCGCTGGCCGGGACGCTGTTCATCGCGCAGACCTGGGTCGCCGCCCTGCTGGTGCCCGACCCCGACACCCTGATCGCCGAGGGCGACGCCGCCGGCACGGCGTTCTACGACGCGGCCGCGGTGGCCGGCGGGGCGTGGCTGTCCACGCTGACCGCGGTGGCCACGGCGGTCGCGTGGGGGTTCGCCAACGCGCTCGTGGCCCAGGCCGCGACCTCACGCCTGCTGTTCGCGATGGCCCGCGACCGCCAGCTCCCGGCCTTCCTGCGCGCCGTGCACCCCACCCGCCGGGTGCCGGTCAACGCGACGCTGCTGGTGGCCGTCGTGTCGCTGGTCCTGGGCTGGTACACGGCCACCCGCGAGGACGGCATCACGCTGCTGTCCACGCTGGTCAACTTCGGCGCCCTGTCGGCGTTCCTGCTGCTGCACGTCTCCGTCGTCGTCCACTACGTCGTCCGCAACGGCAGCCGGAACTGGTGGCTGCACCTCGCCGTCCCGGTGATCGGCTTCGCGATCCTGGTCTACGTCGTGGTCAACGCCCAGGTGACCGCGCAGACACTGGGCTTCGCGTGGCTGGGCACCGGCCTGCTGGTGCTGGCGTTCCTGGTCGCCACCGGCCGCCGACCCGAGCTGCGCACCAGGGAGCGCTGA
- a CDS encoding hemerythrin domain-containing protein produces the protein MTQTESQRDVVDLLSADHREFDRVFTELEGLFGQSGPDVLQRKRELVDEVTIGLVKHSVAEETRVYPLVEEQVDRAEAEASKHEHAEAEETMKRLERMDPGDPAFDTEVATLIREIRHHVEHEEARMFTELRATFPRQRLVEMAREVERVKALAPTRPHPMTPNEGVVRTVAGPVASLLDHLRDAVTGRGKTTD, from the coding sequence GTGACCCAGACCGAGAGCCAGCGCGACGTGGTCGACCTGCTCAGCGCCGACCACCGCGAGTTCGACCGCGTCTTCACCGAGCTGGAGGGCCTGTTCGGGCAGTCGGGCCCCGACGTCCTGCAGCGCAAGCGGGAGCTGGTCGACGAGGTGACCATCGGCCTGGTCAAGCACTCCGTCGCCGAGGAGACCCGCGTCTACCCGCTGGTGGAGGAGCAGGTCGACCGGGCGGAGGCCGAGGCCTCCAAGCACGAGCACGCCGAGGCCGAGGAGACGATGAAGCGCCTCGAGCGGATGGACCCCGGCGACCCGGCGTTCGACACCGAGGTGGCCACGCTGATCCGGGAGATCCGGCACCACGTGGAGCACGAGGAGGCCCGGATGTTCACCGAGCTGCGGGCCACCTTCCCCCGCCAACGGCTGGTGGAGATGGCCCGGGAGGTCGAGCGGGTCAAGGCGCTGGCCCCCACCCGGCCGCACCCGATGACCCCCAACGAGGGCGTCGTCCGCACCGTGGCCGGCCCCGTGGCGAGCCTGCTGGACCACCTCCGCGACGCCGTCACCGGTCGGGGGAAGACCACCGACTGA
- a CDS encoding acyl-CoA dehydrogenase family protein, protein MSELSTDFYGLEELLEPEEIEIRDRVRAFGEKEVTPRINDYWERAEFPFELVPRLAEIGIAGGTIEGYGCPGMSNVAAGLVAAEFARADGSVGTFNGVHSFLAMQSIAMLGDEEQRERFLPPMARLEKIGAFGLTEPAHGSDAVGLETSARRDGDSYVLNGQKKWIGNGSIADHVIIWARGEDGAVGGYIVDKGTPGYEARVMTGKTALRAVWQAEITLSDVRVPAENRLANCRSFKDVSTVLDRTRYTVAWRSLGTATAAYELALAHALRREQFGQPIAGYQLVQDKLARMLAEITTMQLMCWRLSKLADAGRMTAAMASLAKMNCAAKARAIVATSRDVLGGDGILLEHHVARHHADMEAIYTFEGTDSVQALIVGREITGMSAISGRRAERR, encoded by the coding sequence ATGAGTGAGCTGAGCACGGACTTCTACGGCCTGGAGGAGCTCCTCGAGCCCGAGGAGATCGAGATCCGCGACCGGGTGCGCGCCTTCGGCGAGAAGGAGGTCACCCCGCGGATCAACGACTACTGGGAGCGCGCGGAGTTCCCCTTCGAGCTGGTGCCCCGGCTGGCCGAGATCGGCATCGCCGGCGGCACGATCGAGGGCTACGGCTGCCCCGGGATGAGCAACGTGGCCGCCGGGCTGGTCGCGGCGGAGTTCGCCCGCGCCGACGGCAGCGTGGGCACCTTCAACGGCGTGCACAGCTTCCTGGCGATGCAGTCGATCGCCATGCTCGGCGACGAGGAGCAGCGGGAGCGGTTCCTGCCCCCGATGGCCCGGCTGGAGAAGATCGGCGCGTTCGGCCTCACCGAGCCCGCGCACGGCTCGGACGCCGTCGGCCTGGAGACCTCCGCCCGCCGCGACGGCGACTCCTACGTGCTCAACGGCCAGAAGAAGTGGATCGGCAACGGCAGCATCGCCGACCACGTGATCATCTGGGCCCGCGGCGAGGACGGCGCGGTCGGCGGCTACATCGTGGACAAGGGCACTCCGGGCTACGAGGCCCGGGTGATGACCGGCAAGACCGCGCTGCGCGCGGTGTGGCAGGCCGAGATCACGCTGTCCGACGTCCGGGTGCCCGCGGAGAACCGGCTGGCCAACTGCCGGTCGTTCAAGGACGTCTCCACGGTGCTGGACCGCACCCGCTACACCGTGGCCTGGCGCTCCCTGGGCACGGCCACCGCCGCCTACGAGCTGGCCCTGGCGCACGCGCTGCGCCGCGAGCAGTTCGGCCAGCCGATCGCCGGTTACCAGCTGGTGCAGGACAAGCTGGCGCGGATGCTCGCCGAGATCACCACCATGCAGCTGATGTGCTGGCGGCTGTCCAAGCTGGCCGACGCCGGCCGGATGACCGCGGCGATGGCCTCCCTGGCCAAGATGAACTGCGCGGCCAAGGCCCGGGCCATCGTGGCCACCTCCCGCGACGTGCTCGGTGGCGACGGCATCCTGCTGGAGCACCACGTGGCCCGCCACCACGCCGACATGGAGGCCATCTACACCTTCGAGGGCACCGACTCGGTGCAGGCGCTGATCGTGGGCCGGGAGATCACCGGCATGTCGGCGATCAGCGGGCGGCGGGCCGAGCGCCGCTGA
- a CDS encoding NAD-binding protein, translating to MPFLVTRLARLVRVRLPGWRLPLAVAVVVFLTSWAAMALVEPDDTGIAAPGTYWWYFVVTAATVGYGDVFPASTAGRLVGAYVIVGGIVTLTLLFTQLSAALQSVKGKRLRGLVDLDLADHVVLFGYTPGRTARIVAELTAEGRAHVVLCTSDDVPEDPLPERLDVDFVRGDLTSPDVMDRACVARARTAVVDVGDDNEALAVALAVTHANPDVHLVAALRDLGRLDTLRYVHPDVQAVQWHMPYLLTEEATDPGIAQVYSDLMTSGGHGNTYSAHLPAGFAQHTFGDCQTWFGRTFGATVIALRTDRRLVVSPGWDTPVPEGATLYYVAPRRIETARLTGGR from the coding sequence GTGCCGTTCCTGGTCACGCGCCTCGCGCGCCTGGTGCGCGTGCGGCTGCCCGGGTGGCGGCTGCCGCTGGCCGTGGCGGTCGTCGTCTTCCTGACCAGCTGGGCGGCCATGGCGCTGGTCGAGCCCGACGACACCGGGATCGCCGCGCCGGGCACCTACTGGTGGTACTTCGTCGTCACCGCGGCCACCGTGGGCTACGGCGACGTCTTCCCGGCCTCCACGGCGGGTCGCCTCGTCGGGGCCTACGTCATCGTCGGCGGCATCGTCACGCTCACCCTGCTCTTCACGCAGCTGTCCGCCGCGCTGCAGTCGGTGAAGGGCAAGAGACTGAGGGGGCTGGTCGACCTGGACCTCGCCGACCACGTCGTCCTGTTCGGCTACACGCCGGGGCGAACCGCGCGCATCGTCGCGGAGCTGACCGCCGAGGGGCGCGCGCACGTGGTGCTCTGCACGTCCGACGACGTCCCCGAGGACCCGCTGCCCGAGCGGCTGGACGTCGACTTCGTCCGCGGTGACCTCACCTCACCCGACGTCATGGACCGCGCCTGCGTGGCCCGTGCCCGGACCGCGGTGGTCGACGTCGGCGACGACAACGAGGCCCTCGCAGTCGCGCTGGCCGTCACCCACGCCAACCCGGACGTGCACCTGGTCGCCGCGCTGCGCGACCTCGGCCGGCTGGACACGCTGCGCTACGTGCACCCCGACGTCCAGGCGGTGCAGTGGCACATGCCCTACCTGCTCACCGAGGAGGCCACCGACCCCGGCATCGCGCAGGTCTACAGCGACCTCATGACCAGCGGCGGGCACGGCAACACCTACTCCGCGCACCTGCCCGCCGGCTTCGCCCAGCACACGTTCGGCGACTGCCAGACGTGGTTCGGGCGCACCTTCGGCGCCACGGTCATCGCGCTGCGGACCGACCGGCGGCTGGTGGTCAGCCCCGGCTGGGACACCCCGGTGCCCGAGGGCGCCACGCTGTACTACGTCGCGCCGCGGCGGATCGAGACCGCCCGGCTCACCGGCGGCCGCTAG
- a CDS encoding serine/threonine-protein kinase, whose amino-acid sequence MTADPASAERLLAGRYALREVVGRGGMGVVWMATDLRLERPVAVKEITFALHLSEEERRVLRERTMREARTAARLDHPSVTTVYDVVEEDGRPWLVLELVQSCSLQQVVDGQGPLPWPVVARIGRDVLAGLSAAHAAGIVHRDVKPANVLVADDGRACLTDFGIATATGDPAITTTGAIIGSPAYMAPERAHGEPPGPAVDLWSLGATLYTAVEGRQAFGRGEPVATLMAVVSEEPPPPTRAGPLEPVLRGLLEKDPARRMTAQQARDALEAVLDGSPQAPWSPPPPAPDQPPRVPEVDRVERIDAEDLRRLAAVSATVIHAVARDARDQARHLAERRRERRALERQRQTAGGAPVPAPAPPSRRSDRAAARSRKHRFKRRWVVVPVLVVVLALLAVAVGLVVLAGELLGWS is encoded by the coding sequence ATGACCGCGGATCCGGCGTCCGCCGAACGCCTGCTCGCCGGGCGCTACGCGCTGCGCGAGGTCGTCGGCCGGGGCGGCATGGGCGTCGTCTGGATGGCCACCGACCTGCGCCTGGAGCGCCCGGTGGCGGTCAAGGAGATCACCTTCGCGCTGCACCTGTCCGAGGAGGAGCGCCGGGTGCTGCGGGAGCGCACCATGCGCGAGGCCCGCACGGCCGCCCGGCTGGACCACCCGTCGGTCACCACGGTGTACGACGTGGTCGAGGAGGACGGCCGACCCTGGCTGGTCCTCGAGCTGGTGCAGTCCTGCAGCCTGCAGCAGGTCGTCGACGGTCAGGGCCCGCTGCCCTGGCCGGTGGTGGCCCGCATCGGCCGCGACGTGCTGGCCGGGCTGAGCGCCGCGCACGCGGCCGGCATCGTGCACCGCGACGTGAAGCCGGCCAACGTGCTCGTCGCCGACGACGGGCGGGCCTGCCTCACCGACTTCGGCATCGCCACCGCGACCGGCGACCCGGCGATCACCACCACCGGCGCGATCATCGGCTCACCGGCCTACATGGCGCCCGAGCGGGCCCACGGCGAGCCCCCCGGCCCGGCCGTGGACCTGTGGTCGCTCGGCGCGACGCTGTACACCGCGGTCGAGGGCCGGCAGGCCTTCGGCCGCGGTGAGCCGGTGGCCACGCTCATGGCCGTGGTGTCCGAGGAGCCCCCGCCACCCACCCGCGCCGGCCCGCTGGAGCCGGTGCTGCGCGGTCTGCTGGAGAAGGACCCGGCCCGCCGGATGACCGCCCAGCAGGCGCGCGACGCGCTGGAGGCGGTCCTCGACGGGTCGCCGCAGGCGCCCTGGTCACCGCCGCCCCCCGCGCCCGACCAGCCCCCGCGCGTGCCCGAGGTCGACCGGGTGGAGCGGATCGACGCCGAGGACCTGCGCCGGCTGGCGGCCGTCTCGGCGACGGTCATCCACGCCGTGGCCCGCGACGCCCGCGACCAGGCCCGCCACCTCGCCGAGCGCCGCCGCGAGCGCCGCGCGCTGGAGCGGCAGCGTCAGACGGCCGGCGGGGCACCCGTCCCCGCGCCGGCCCCGCCGTCGCGCCGGTCGGACCGGGCAGCCGCACGCTCCCGCAAGCACCGGTTCAAGCGGCGCTGGGTCGTCGTCCCGGTGCTGGTCGTGGTGCTCGCCCTGCTGGCCGTGGCGGTCGGGCTGGTCGTCCTCGCCGGTGAGCTGCTCGGCTGGTCCTGA
- a CDS encoding DUF2505 domain-containing protein, whose protein sequence is MPIDHTATFPAGPDDVLAVLTDEAFLRDYAQTLGARLESVDSAPGDGGPRTAVRLVVPTLGIPAVFTRFVGREVDVSDRRTWTADGNGGHRGVLLVETRILGRTAAVRGERRLRPATGGTRSTVTGEAEVDAPVVGRQAEAAVRELAVVVLRREDDVLRRWLGSPD, encoded by the coding sequence GTGCCCATCGACCACACCGCCACGTTCCCGGCCGGTCCGGACGACGTCCTCGCCGTCCTCACCGACGAGGCCTTCCTCCGCGACTACGCGCAGACCCTCGGCGCGCGGCTGGAGTCGGTGGACAGCGCCCCGGGCGACGGCGGACCGCGCACCGCCGTGCGCCTCGTCGTCCCCACGCTGGGCATCCCGGCGGTGTTCACCCGCTTCGTCGGCCGCGAGGTCGACGTCTCCGACCGGCGCACCTGGACGGCCGACGGCAACGGCGGGCACCGCGGCGTCCTGCTGGTGGAGACCCGGATCCTCGGCCGGACGGCGGCCGTGCGCGGGGAGCGCCGGCTGCGCCCGGCCACCGGGGGCACCCGCTCGACGGTCACCGGGGAGGCCGAGGTCGACGCCCCGGTCGTCGGGCGGCAGGCCGAGGCCGCCGTCCGGGAGCTGGCCGTGGTGGTGCTGCGCCGCGAGGACGACGTGCTGCGCCGCTGGCTGGGCTCCCCGGACTGA
- a CDS encoding YdeI family protein, whose translation MPARPSESPSPPAADRVHAADRSAWRSWLADHAATSGGVWLVYDKGPGRRLTYDDVVEEALCFGWVDSRPAALDDTRAMLYVAPRRPGSSWSRKNKQRVARLRAAGLMTPAGEAAVAAAQANGAWSALDAVEDLVEPDDLRAALAAVPAALAHWTAFPPSTRRAVLEWLASAKRAETRAARVATTVAEAAEGRRANQWRQPGGARR comes from the coding sequence ATGCCGGCCCGGCCGTCCGAGTCCCCGAGTCCCCCGGCGGCCGACCGGGTGCACGCCGCGGACCGGTCGGCGTGGCGGTCCTGGCTGGCGGACCACGCCGCCACCTCCGGCGGCGTGTGGCTGGTCTACGACAAGGGGCCGGGACGGCGGCTGACCTACGACGACGTCGTCGAGGAGGCGCTGTGCTTCGGCTGGGTGGACAGCCGGCCCGCCGCCCTGGACGACACCCGCGCGATGCTCTACGTCGCACCCCGCCGCCCGGGCAGCAGCTGGTCGCGGAAGAACAAGCAGCGGGTGGCGCGGCTGCGCGCGGCCGGCCTGATGACCCCGGCCGGGGAGGCCGCGGTCGCCGCGGCGCAGGCCAACGGCGCCTGGAGCGCCCTGGACGCCGTCGAGGACCTGGTCGAGCCCGACGACCTGCGGGCCGCGCTGGCCGCCGTCCCCGCGGCACTGGCCCACTGGACGGCGTTCCCCCCGTCGACCCGGCGGGCCGTCCTGGAGTGGCTGGCGTCGGCGAAGCGGGCCGAGACCCGCGCGGCCCGGGTGGCCACGACCGTCGCGGAGGCCGCCGAGGGGCGGCGGGCCAACCAGTGGCGGCAGCCCGGCGGTGCCCGCCGCTGA